The following are encoded together in the Mesoplodon densirostris isolate mMesDen1 chromosome 2, mMesDen1 primary haplotype, whole genome shotgun sequence genome:
- the S1PR1 gene encoding sphingosine 1-phosphate receptor 1, which yields MGSTNIPLVKALRSSVSDYVNYDIIVRHYNYTGKLNIGADKENGIKLISVVFILICCFIILENIFVLLTIWKTKKFHRPMYYFIGNLALSDLLAGVAYTANLLLSGATTYKLTPAQWFLREGSMFVALSASVFSLLAIAIERYITMLKMKLHNGSNRFRSFLLISACWVISLILGGLPIMGWNCISALPSCSTVLPLYHKHYILFCTTVFTLLLLSIVILYCRIYSLVRTRSRRLTFRKNISKASRSSEKSLALLKTVIIVLGVFIACWAPLFILLLLDVGCKVKTCDILFRTEYFLVLAVLNSGTNPIIYTLSNKEMRRAFVRIMSCCKCPSGDSTGKFTRPIIAGMEFSRSKSDNSSHPQKDDGDNPETIMSSGNVNSSS from the coding sequence ATGGGGTCCACCAACATCCCGCTGGTCAAGGCCCTCCGCAGCTCTGTCTCCGACTATGTCAACTACGACATCATCGTCCGGCATTATAACTACACGGGAAAGCTGAATATCGGCGCGGACAAGGAAAACGGCATTAAACTGATCTCAGTGGTGTTCATTCTCATCTGCTGCTTTATCATCCTAGAGAACATCTTTGTCTTGCTGACCATTTGGAAAACCAAGAAGTTCCACCGACCCATGTACTATTTTATTGGCAACCTCGCCCTCTCAGACCTGTTGGCAGGAGTGGCCTACACAGCCAACCTGCTTTTGTCTGGGGCCACCACCTACAAGCTAACCCCCGCCCAGTGGTTTCTGCGGGAAGGGAGTATGTTTGTGGCCCTGTCTGCCTCCGTGTTCAGCCTCCTGGCCATCGCCATTGAGCGCTATATCACCATGCTGAAGATGAAACTCCACAATGGGAGCAACAGGTTCCGCTCCTTCCTGCTCATCAGCGCCTGCTGGGTTATCTCCCTCATCCTGGGGGGCCTGCCCATCATGGGCTGGAACTGCATCAGCGCgctgcccagctgctccacagtgCTGCCGCTCTACCACAAGCACTATATCCTCTTCTGCACCACGGTCTTCACTCTGCTCCTGCTCTCCATCGTCATCCTGTACTGCAGGATCTACTCGTTGGTCAGGACTCGGAGCCGCCGTCTGACTTTCCGCAAGAACATCTCGAAGGCCAGCCGCAGCTCTGAGAAGTCGCTGGCGCTGCTCAAGACCGTGATTATCGTCCTGGGCGTCTTCATCGCCTGCTGGGCGCCACTCTTCATCCTGCTTCTGCTGGACGTGGGATGCAAGGTGAAGACCTGCGACATCCTCTTCAGAACGGAGTACTTCCTGGTGTTGGCTGTGCTCAACTCTGGCACCAACCCCATCATTTACACTTTGTCCAACAAGGAGATGCGTCGGGCCTTCGTCCGGATCATGTCCTGCTGCAAGTGCCCCAGCGGAGACTCCACCGGCAAATTCACACGACCCATCATCGCCGGCATGGAATTCAGCCGCAGTAAGTCAGACAACTCCTCCCACCCTCAGAAGGATGATGGGGATAACCCAGAGACCATTATGTCTTCGGGAAACGTCAACTCTTCTTCCTAA